The Aedes albopictus strain Foshan chromosome 2, AalbF5, whole genome shotgun sequence region GCTAACAAGCTATTCCACATTTCCGTCCGTTCGCCCGATCAAGAGCTCCACGACCTCGTGAAGGAgtttttcgcattggaaagtgTGAATGCTACATCTTCTGCAATAGAAAACGACGACGATAGACGTGCCAGGCAGATCCTCGAAGCCACTACTGTACGGACGGAGTCAGGTCGATTCCAAACCGGCTTGCTTTGGAAATACGATCATGTGGAATTCCCAAACAGCCGGCCCATGGCGGAAAAGCGATTCCGCTGTCTCGAGCGTCGTCTAGCATCCAAACCTGATCTATACGACAACGTGAAGACCCAGATCAGTCAATACCAAGCCAAGGGGTATGCTCATAAGGCGAGTCCAGACGAACTAGCTAGCTTCGATCCTAAGCGGACTTGGTTTCTGCCACTGAACGTTGTTACGAACCCGAGGAAGCCTAACAAGGTGCGACTAGTGTGGGATGCGGCCGCCAAAGTTCAAGGCCAGTCGTTCAATTCTGCTCTTCTGTCTGGTCCGGATTTTCTCGCACCGCTTCCGGCCGTTCTGTCTTCATTTCGCCAGTTCGAGGTAGCTATAAGTGCCGATATCTGCGAGATGTTCCACCAGATCTTGATTCGCCCTGAGGACCGGTCGGCTCAGCTATTCCTATGGAGAGACGATCCGTCCAAGCAATTCGAGGTGTTCGTCATGGACGTAGCGACGTTTGGCTCCACCTGCTCTCCTTCTGCAGCCCAGTACGTAAAAAACCGGAATGCCGAGGAGTTTGCCGACGAGTTTCCGCAGGCAGCGGAGGCGATAACGAAACACCATTATGTCGACGATTTTCTGTGCAGTGTGGATACCGAACAGGAAGCAGTGGAACTTGCAGGACAGGTGAAGTTAGTGCACTCGAAGGCTGGATTTGATATACGAAACTGGCTGTCGAACTCGAATCACGTTCTCACACGGGTCGGGGAACAACAAACGGAATCTGCAAAGAAAGTTTGGATCGATAAGTCTGCCGCGTACGAACGCGTTCTTGGCATGACCTGGAAGCCGGAATCGGATGTCTTCGTATTCCAAGGAGTGTTCAGGGAAGAAATCCAGGTTCTTCTTCTGAGCGACGCCGTTCCGACCAAAAGAGAAGTTCTGCGAACCGTGATGAGCATCTTCGACCCCATCGGACTGGTAGCCATCTTCGTAGTCCACGGAAAGGTGCTTGTACAGCACATCTGGCGCTCTGGGATCGGTTGGGACGAACGCATTTCGGAAGTACTTCTAGAGCAATGGCAGCGGTGGATCAAATTACTGCAGCAGCTGGACCGAATCGAAATCCCACGTTGCTACTTCCCTGGCTACTCCTCTGAAGACTACAGGACTGCGGAGCTGCACATTTTTGTGGACGCATCCGAAGAAGCCTTTGCTGCAGTGGCGTATTTCCGGATTGTCGAAGGAACAACAGTTCGATGCTCGTTGGTTTCGGCAAAAACGAAGGTTGCGCCTCTGAAGCTATTATCCATTCCCAGGTTGGAGTTGTCAGCAGCTGTTCTTGGCGCCAGGCTTTCAAAATCTGTTGTTGAGAACCACACGATTCCGATTAGGCGCAAAACATTTTGGAGTGATTCCTGCACCTTCCTCTCCTGGTTGCGAGCAGATCCCCGAAAATATCGGCAATTTGTCGCATTCAGGCTAACTGAAATCCACGATCTCACGCAGGTCGATGAATGGCGCTGGGTGCCGTCTCGTTTGAACGTGGCCGACGAGGCTACTAAGTGGGGAAAAGGCCCCGATATCACTTCCGGCAGTCGCTGGTTTCAAGCTCCAAAGTTCCTCTACGAGCACCCGGATTCGTGGCCTCAGCAAACAATGAAAGGCAACGAGTCGTCTGAAGAGCTTCGTCCGGTTCACCTTCATCACGACGTAGCCCAGGAACAACTGTTGCAGTTTGGGCGGTTCTCAAAATGGGAGCGCCTGGTCCGCGCTTTAGCCTACGTGCACAGGTTCGTGCGCAATCTTCGTTGCAAAGTCAAGAAGCAGCCTACAAGTTGTACGGAATGGCTAACTCGAGATGAACTACAACGAGCGGAGACAACCATTTTCAAGCTTATCCAGCACGAAACTTTCGGGGACGAGATCGTTATTCTCAAGCGTAATCAGCAACTTCCCGCTGGTGAACAACTGCAGCTGGACAGGACCAGCAAGATTCGCAAGCTTTCTCCTTTTCTGGACGAGCAGGACGTCATGCGAATGGACGGTAGAATATGCGAATGGACGGTAGAATCGCAGGTGCACAGCAGGTTTCGTTCGACTTTAAGTTCCCAGTTATTCTGCCCAAGCGACACGGCGGCACTACACTTCTGGTCGATTGGTACCATCGGCAGTACAAGCACTGCAATGCGGAAACAGCGGTAAATGAGATGCGTCAAAGGTTCCACGTGTCGGAGATGAGAGTTGCCTTCAAGCAGGCCGGAAAGCTGTGTCAGTGGTGCAAAGTCTACAAGGCAGTTCCAGAAATCCCGAGAATGGCTCCATTGCCACAAGCAAGGACGGTATCGCACGTTAGGCCATTCACTTACGTCGGCGTGGACTACTTCGGGCCGATGTTGGTGAAGCAGGGACGCAGCGAGGTGAAACGTTGGGTCGCGTTATTTACCTGCTTGACCATACGCGCAGTGCATCTTGAAGTGGTGCACAACCTCACAACGGAGTCCTGCAAGATGGCGGTAAGGCGTTTCGTTGCACGGAGGGGGGCCCCGAGGGAAATCTTTAGCGATAGAGGAACGAACTTTGTGGGTGCAAACCGTGACCTGAAGATGGAACTCCAGCAGATCAACAGCAACCTCGCTAGTACCTTCACCAATACGGATACACAGTGGCGTTTCAATCCACCTTCCACGCCGCATATGGGGGGATCTTGGGAGCGCATGGTCCGGTCGGTGAAAGGCGCGCTGGCATCACTGTCAATCGGGGGCAAGCCGGATGATGAGACCCTCCGTACGCTCCTGGTGGAAGCGGAATCCATCGTGAACTCGAGGCCGCTGACATACCTCCCAATCGATTCTGAAGAGCAGGAAGCCCTCACACCGAACTGCTTCCTAATGCTGAGCACTAGCGGCGTCAATCAGCCGGCCAGAGAACCGATCGAGGAGAGGGCGACAGCAAGGTGTAATTGGGACCTGTGCAAACAACTGTTAGACAGATTCTGGGCTCGGTGGATCAAGGAATATCTTCCAACGATCACGAAACGCACCAAGTGGTTCAGAGAATACAAACCCGTACAAGTTGGCGATCTAGTGATTGTTGTGGAGGATCGAGTACGGAATGGCTGGGTCAGAGGACGAGTTGTTCGCGTGTTTCCAGGACGGGACGGCCGTATACGCAATGCGGAAGTAGCGACATCCAGTGCAGGATTGCTGGTGCGGTCGGTAGCGAAACTGGCAGTTTTGGAAGTAGGAGGTACCGCTGAAGTAGACTTCAAGCAATACGGGTCGGGGGATGTTCCGAACGAGCAGAAACCTGCACCCCGGTGCGACAGGGTCACTCGATCCACTCACAGTAGAAGATCGTAGTATGTAAGAGTCGACAACGTGCGCAACAGTATTGAATGTGTCATGCAGAATTGATTGAATTATCCCTACCTAACTATAGCTACATGCAGACAAAACAAACAGAATTGGCTTACAACTAGAACACAACACATTGAATTGTTAAAATATATCCTAAAACTAGTTAAAAGTCATTAAAACCTAGATTAAAATTGTTGGACAGTGGACAGATTTGAATTTGAGGACTAGAAATGTAAGTAAAACTATCCATTTAATGTTCAATTATGTGCTAATTGGATTAAAATATATTGCAGCTAAAAAGCTGATTCATGTGGAACCCACAAACGAGTCGTGCTACGAGACCATCCGAATAACTTTCCGTTGCTGTCCCAACAGggggtctgtctgtctgtctgtctgtctgtctgtctgtctgtctgtctgtctgtctgtctgtctgtctgtctgtctgtctgtctgtctgtctgtctgtctgtctgtctgtctgtctgtctgtctgtctgtctgtctgtctgtctgtctgtctgtctgtctgtctgtctgtctgtctgtctgtctgtctgtctgtctgtctgtctgtctgtctgtctgtctgtctgtctgtctgtctgtctgtctgtctgtctgtctgtctgtctgtctgtctgtctgtctgtctgtctgtctgtctgtctgtctgtctgtctgtctgtctgtctgtctgtctgtctgtctgtctgtctgtctgtctgtctgtctgtctgtctgtctgtctgtctgtctgtctgtctgtctgtctgtctgtctgtctgtctgtctgtctgtctgtctgtctgtctgtctgtctgtctgtctgtctgtctgtctgtctgtctgtctgtctgtctgtctgtctgtctgtctgtctgtctgtctgtctgtctgtctgtctgtctgtctgtctgtctgtctgtctgtctgtctgtctgtctgtctgtctgtctgtctgtctgtctgtctgtctgtctgtctgtctgtctgtctgtctgtctgtctgtctgtctgtctgtctgtctgtctgtctgtctgtctgtctgtctgtctgtctgtctgtctgtctgtctgtctgtctgtctgtctgtctgtctgtctgtctgtctgtctgtctgtctgtctgtctgtctgtctgtctgtctgtctgtctgtctgtctgtctgtctgtctgtctgtctgtctgtctgtctgtctgtctgtctgtctgtctgtctgtctgtctgtctgtctgtctgtctgtctgtctgtctgtctgtctgtctgtctgtctgtctgtctgtctgtctgtctgtctgtctgtctgtctgtctgtctgtctgtctgtctgtctgtctgtctgtctgtctgtctgtctgtctgtctgtctgtctgtctgtctgtctgtctgtctgtctgtctgtctgtctgtctgtctgtctgtctgtctgtctgtctgtctgtctgtctgtctgtctgtctgtctgtctgtctgtctgtctgtctgtctgtctgtctgtctgtctgtctgtctgtctgtctgtctgtctgtctgtctgtctgtctgtctgtctgtctgtctgtctgtctgtctgtctgtctgtctgtctgtctgtctgtctgtctgtctgtctgtctgtctgtctgtctgtctgtctgtctgtctgtctgtctgtctgtctgtctgtctgtctgtctgtctgtctgtctgtctgtctgtctgtctgtctgtctgtctgtctgtctgtctgtctgtctgtctgtctgtctgtctgtctgtctgtctgtctgtctgtctgtctgtctgtctgtctgtctgtctgtctgtctgtctgtctgtctgtctgtctgtctgtctgtctgtctgtctgtctgtctgtctgtctgtctgtctgtctgtctgtctgtctgtctgtctgtctgtctgtctgtctgtctgtctgtctgtctgtctgtctgtctgtctgtctgtctgtctgtctgtctgtctgtctgtctgtctgtctgtctgtctgtctgtctgtctgtctgtctgtctgtctgtctgtctgtctgtctgtctgtctgtctgtctgtctgtctgtctgtctgtctgtctgtctgtctgtctgtctgtctgtctgtctgtctgtctgtctgtctgtctgtctgtctgtctgtctgtctgtctgtctgtctgtctgtctgtctgtctgtctgtctgtctgtctgtctgtctgtctgtctgtctgtctgtctgtctgtctgtctgtctgtctgtctgtctgtctgtctgtctgtctgtctgtctgtctgtctgtctgtctgtctgtctgtctgtctgtctgtctgtctgtctgtctgtctgtctgtctgtctgtctgtctgtctgtctgtctgtctgtctgtctgtctgtctgtctgtctgtctgtctgtctgtctgtctgtctgtctgtctgtctgtctgtctgtctgtctgtctgtctgtctgtctgtctgtctgtctgtctgtctgtctgtctgtctgtctgtctgtctgtctgtctgtctgtctgtctgtctgtctgtctgtctgtctgtctgtctgtctgtctgtctgtctgtctgtctgtctgtctgtctgtctgtctgtctgtctgtctgtctgtctgtctgtctgtctgtctgtctgtctgtctgtctgtctgtctgtctgtctgtctgtctgtctgtctgtctgtctgtctgtctgtctgtctgtctgtctgtctgtctgtctgtctgtctgtctgtctgtctgtctgtctgtctgtctgtctgtctgtctgtctgtctgtctgtctgtctgtctgtctgtctgtctgtctgtctgtctgtctgtctgtctgtctgtctgtctgtctgtctgtctgtctgtctgtctgtctgtctgtctgtctgtctgtctgtctgtctgtctgtctgtctgtctgtctgtctgtctgtctgtctgtctgtctgtctgtctgtctgtctgtctgtctgtctgtctgtctgtctgtctgtctgtctgtctgtctgtctgtctgtctgtctgtctgtctgtctgtctgtctgtctgtctgtctgtctgtctgtctgtctgtctgtctgtctgtctgtctgtctgtctgtctgtctgtctgtctgtctgtctgtctgtctgtctgtctgtctgtctgtctgtctgtctgtctgtctgtctgtctgtctgtctgtctgtctgtctgtctgtctgtctgtctgtctgtctgtctgtctgtatgtCTTCTGATCATATATGAGTATATATGAGTAACATCGCGACTTTGACATAAGCTGAAAGCGGGATGTATTTCAGAAAGCGGGTTTATTCTGCAACTATTGATATGCAGTGTTTGTTTCAATGGAAACGTAACGCTAAAATGGAGAAGAAGAAAATGCCTTGTTTGTTTTTTAATCAATACAAATCCTCTCATAAGCAAACATTTGCCCACTATCTATCACGAATGATAGCAATCTCAACATTTTCACGCGTTCACCGTTGAAATGACCCCTCAGGGTTGCCGTTTTGTGTATCTTCAGCCAACCCGTGAACACACTTGATGTCTATTTTCCATGCATGTATAGACCACCTCATCGCAGTCCTCGGGCATGGACTGCATATGGCGTCAACCTGAACAGCAGCGacgcaccagccagccagccatccaGCCAGATGTGTTAAGAGATCTCTCAGGTACTTTGTCAAGTGTGTGTGACAAGACTGCGAGATGAACCCCGGCGTCGTATCGTCCGCCATCAGTTTAGAGCAGAGACACCAACTGCCATATGGCGTTTGATGATGATGCGCGTGTGTCTGGTTCTGGAGGCGTGTAGAAAAGCCTCGGTCGAGAACGCGGTGGGCGCGGGAGAGGTAGTGCTGAAAAAGTGTGAACTTCATTCtgtttgttaaatgaaaattgaTTTTTCCAACACTTTTCCAACGCGACAGACACCGAAGAGGTCTGACTCGTTCCACACGACAGGCTTTTGTCAAGGACACACCGCACGGATTGGATAGAGTTACCAGAATCGAATGTAAGAAGTGTTAGACATATATGTAGCAACACTGGCAACCCTGCCGATTCCTAGTGAAAGCACCGCTGAAAGCGATCGCCATGGCAAGTGCGAAAAAAAGAGCGAGCTATGAATTTCAAATGGAGATATGCAATTTTCATGCTCCACCGGTATTCATTGTGCAGAGATGGTGTTTGGTAGGTATAGGCAAGCGCAAGAGGGTCTGTGTGTGCGAAAAGACGCAGACGGTCCTCGAGTGGGTGGCAAACTGATGGTCGTCCGTCGGTTGCTAGCGGGTGCCAATTGGATTGAATGGCGACTGACTAACGGCGGCGAACAGCCATTTTTTCCAATCTCACTAGTTAAACAAATGTGTCTGTCTGCTCACCCGGGGAGGTCCGGAGAACCGCCCTATTGGATCGGGGCACATTTTCCCATTCAATCTGAGATGTGAACAAGTTTACCTACTTCTAGGGCCACTTGAGTTTTGGTCCTTTTTATCCGTCCGACCGGGGTGAGCTCATTCAATCATATGGAAGGTGAGCAAATGACAGCATTCGTCGGGATAAGCGAGGTGACACATTTCAATTTGTAAATTGGATATTTTAATCTTTGATGGGATTCGAAACGATAGCTTTATCCTTCTGGAATAATTGTGTAGGTGATGAGAGTGTctttaattttgatttttacaCTGTAAATATGTCCGAAAGATGCGCAGTCAAGGAAAATTGAACTCGACACCCTAAAGATTTTTATTACTAAATTTACAATGCCTTAGACATTGTTCTTAAGGGAATAAAAAATAGCAACTTGTGCTCATGTAAAACGATTCAATAATATAACATATATCGAAATAGAAATGATAGATCAGTCCAACAATCAAATAAGCAGTCGTATTACAAGCTGTTCAGTAATAAGAAATACTGTTTCCTCTTCCCTCTCATAAGCTGACATCATAATTCCTCTTCTCGATTACTGCAATCGCAACACCTTGTCCATAGAGGAGGGTGTCACGGAAGAGATATTTGCCGTCTGGCCGTCGTCATATTGTCGTTTTCCCGGAGCAACTCTATATAGCTATATGTAGCTACACGACCGAATGCTTGAACTGCGCTGCAGAAAATGAACAATGGACAATAATCCGGCCATTCAGGCAAGGTGCTGAACCGTATCAAGATTCAAATACCATTTCCTTCTGGGATGCGGAAAGATGATGCCAGGTTGACGCTCTGCATTGAGAGATGCTGTTACCGAGGCGACAACACCATAACCAACCGTATAGAGCATCACCTCAACAACAGAAATGGGTTGAGGTTGAGTTTTGGGTCGAAGCAGTTCATCGGTTTAAATTTCCGACAAACAATTCCGAACTTGTGCCATAGTTGAAAACTAGATGGAATTTGCTCATCGGGCGAAAATTTTCACTTGATATGTTCACCGCACACAGAATGAAGCATCGTTAGGGAAATTTCCCGAATGCGAAGCAGGATTCAATTCAAGCTCTTTGAATTAGTATTCAAACCATAACTGAGCTGTAATCTGTGCCGTAGCAAAGCTTCAGCTGCAAAACAATATCCCTTTATTTCTGGCGGTGGTGATTGAATCGCAATGTAGCCCAGGTGACATCGTTCACACCTACACGATTATCACGATGTCGAAGAATAATAGAGATTTGTCAATTATGTGTCAGGTGTATTTAAATTCTACCTTTACGCGATAACGACACCAAGGGGTGGCTTAATCTGTTCGTGAATTGTATGGGTCGAT contains the following coding sequences:
- the LOC134286029 gene encoding uncharacterized protein LOC134286029, with the protein product MRQRFHVSEMRVAFKQAGKLCQWCKVYKAVPEIPRMAPLPQARTVSHVRPFTYVGVDYFGPMLVKQGRSEVKRWVALFTCLTIRAVHLEVVHNLTTESCKMAVRRFVARRGAPREIFSDRGTNFVGANRDLKMELQQINSNLASTFTNTDTQWRFNPPSTPHMGGSWERMVRSVKGALASLSIGGKPDDETLRTLLVEAESIVNSRPLTYLPIDSEEQEALTPNCFLMLSTSGVNQPAREPIEERATARCNWDLCKQLLDRFWARWIKEYLPTITKRTKWFREYKPVQVGDLVIVVEDRVRNGWVRGRVVRVFPGRDGRIRNAEVATSSAGLLVRSVAKLAVLEVGGTAEVDFKQYGSGDVPNEQKPAPRCDRVTRSTHSRRS